The Anas acuta chromosome 18, bAnaAcu1.1, whole genome shotgun sequence genome has a segment encoding these proteins:
- the RSAD1 gene encoding radical S-adenosyl methionine domain-containing protein 1, mitochondrial, protein MALRGWRPAAAALAAGRPRGGDPGGASAPGKGPGPEPGAPGGAVTAALYVHWPYCRKHCSYCSFNKYVVPAVDEAAVRACLVREARTLLRLGRVQSVTSVFFGGGTPSLASPHTIAAVLEAAAEAAHLPAGAEVTLEANPSSASPVRLAGFKAAGVNRLSVGVQSLDAAELRLLGREHTVDEARAAVEAVRGLFPGRTSIDLLFGLPGQSREAWARSLEAALGLCDDHLALYQLTLERGTALEAQVRRGALPAPPQDLLADMYHTARAMLAAAGFRQYEVSNFARKGALSTHNLSYWRAEQYVGVGPGAHGRFVPWGEGSRQREARVQTPDPDAWMREVQSHGHGTRRRVALSSLEQLEELLALGLRTDEGITQQRWGRFSPQLPLRAVFGGPGEAMALQQQGWLLLDGRGLRCTPQGLAVLDSLLPALLCQLQRTAGTGGRGTEGRGGQGQEAAGGQGPEAHGGQGTEAAGGQGTEAVGEQGTAPHGGHGTEAGREQGP, encoded by the exons ATGGCGCTGCGGGGCTGGCGCCCGGCCGCGGCCGCGCTCGctgcggggcggccccgggggggcgaCCCGGGGGGGGCCTCGGCTCCCGGAAAGGGGCCGGGCCCGGAACCGGGGGCTCCGGGGGGAGCCGTGACAGCCGCGCTCTACGTGCAT TGGCCCTACTGCCGCAAGCACTGCTCCTACTGCAGCTTCAACAAGTACGTGGTGCCGGCGGTGGACGAGGCGGCCGTGCGTGCCTGCCTGGTGCGCGAGGCACGGACCCTGCTCCGCCTTGGCCGGGTGCAGAG CGTCACCTCCGTCTTCTTCGGcgggggcacccccagcctggccagCCCCCACACCATCGCCGCcgtgctggaggctgctgcgGAGGCCGCCCACCTCCCCGCTGGAGCTGAGGTGACACTGGAGGCCAACCCCAGCTCCGCCAGCCCCGTGCGCCTCGCTGGCTTCAAGGCGGCCGGCGTCAACCGCCTCTCGGTTGGCGTGCAG TCGCTGGACGCTGCCGAGCTGCGGCTGCTGGGCCGGGAGCACACCGTAGACGAGGCGCGGGCGGCGGTGGAGGCGGTGCGGGGGCTCTTCCCCGGCCGCACCTCCATTGACCTCCTCTTCGGGCTGCCGGGGCAGAGCCGGGAGGCCTGGGCACGGAGCTTGGAGGCGGCGCTGGGGCTGTGTGACGACCACCTGGCCCTCTACCAGCTGACGCTGGAGCGGGGCACGGCGCTGGAGGCGCAGGTGCGGCGGGGGGCTCTGCCCGCGCCCCCCCAGGACCTCCTGGCCGATATGTACCACACCGCCCGGGCCATGCTGGCGGCCGCCGGCTTCCGCCAGTACGAGGTCTCCAATTTTGCGAGGAAG GGCGCCCTCAGCACCCACAACCTGTCCTACTGGCGGGCCGAGCAGTACGTCGGCGTGGGGCCGG GGGCGCACGGGAGGTTCGTGCCGTGGGGTGAGGGCAGCCGCCAGCGGGAGGCCCGCGTCCAGACCCCAGATCCCGACGCCTGGATGAGGGAGGTGCAGAGCCACGGGCACGGCACCCGGAGGCGGGTGGCGCTGAGCTCCTTGGAGCA gctggaggagctgctcgcCCTGGGGCTGCGCACGGACGAGGGCATCACGCAGCAG CGCTGGGGGCGCTTCTCCCCTCAGCTGCCCCTGCGGGCTGTGTtcggggggccgggggaggcgatggcgctgcagcagcagggctggctgctcctggaCGGCCG GGGTCTGCGCTGCACGCCCCAGGGGCTGGCGGTGCTGGACTCGCTGCTGCCAGcgctgctctgccagctgcagcgcACGGCTGGCACCGGGGGACGAGGCACAGAAGGTCGTGGAGGACAAGgacaggaggctgctgggggacaAGGTCCTGAGGCTCATGGAGGACAAGGCACAGAGGCTGCTGGAGGACAAGGCACGGAGGCTGTGGGGGAACAAGGCACGGCGCCTCATGGAGGACATGGCAcggaggctggcagggagcaaGGCCCTTAG